CCGGTCAGCTTGTGTCCCGGATAGGCATCGATGCGGATTTCGACCGGCTGTCCCGGCCGCATGTCGGCGAGCTGGGTCTCCTTGTAGTTGGCGACGACCCAGACGTCGTCGGGCACGAACATCATCAGGCTCTGGCCGGCGGTGACGAACGTGCCCTTGGCGCCGGAGAGCTTGACGACGCGGCCGGACTGCGCGGCGACGACGTTGGTGTATTGCAGGTTCAGCCTGGCCTGATCGAGCTGCGCCTGCGACTGCTGAAGTTGCGCCCTGGCGCCTTCGAGCTGGGCCTGCAGCGTCTTGATGCCGAGTTGCGCGGCAGTCACGGCAGTCTTGCTGCGCTCTGTGTTGGCTTGCTGCGCCTGGAGATCGGAGCGGGTCTGCTGCTGGCGCTGCACGGTGCCGGCGCCCTTCTCGACCAGATCCTGGGCGCGCGCAAACTCCTCCTGCGAGAACTGGAGCTGGGCCTGCGCCTGTTCGAGCTGCGCCTGGGCCTGCTTGATCTGCTCCCGCTGCGAATCGATCTGCGCCTCGACATTGTCGATGTTGGCCTTGGAGACCTCGACCTGCGCCGCCGCCTGATCGACGGCGATGCGATAGTCGCGCTCGTCGATCTTGGCGAGGAGATCGCCGGCATTGACATGCTGGTTGTCGGTGACAGGGATGTCGGTCACGTAACCGCCGACCTTCGAGGCCACGGAGAAGCTGCGCGCGGCGACGAAGGCGTCGTCGGTGGATTCATAGTGGCGGACATCGAGCCAATAGAGCAGACCGCCGACCAGCACTGCGATCAGCACGATGGCGCCGACGGTCGCGAGCAGCCAGTGCGCGGCTAGCCGCTCGCGCAGCGACGGGGTCTTGCCCGGCTTACCGGAGTGATCCCTGGTTTCGAGCTTGGGATCATGCGATTCCTTTGGAGCTTCCACCCTCTGCGGCTGCTCCGCGGACGGCCCACGCTCCCGGGTTTGAGCATCCACGGCGAACACCTCGATCGGACTTCCGGCTGCCGCAAACGGGAATTGGCCATGCGGCGCACGCCGGGAGCCCAACCGCAGCCCTGCGGCATGGTTCCGGGTTGCGGGAGCACCGCCGTCATTCGTGAACGCGTTGCGCAAGAAAGAAGCGCGACACCATTTGTGCCACGCTTCTTTGGTGACCCGCGCACCCGGTCAGTGCGTCTTGGTCGCGTGCCATTTCTCCAGGTCGGGCTTTTTGTCGCCCGGCTTCTGTTCCTTCTCCGGATTGCCCTTCCAGGGCTTGTCCGTCTGGGCGTGCGATCCCCAATCATTCTGATGCCGGGGATCGTCGGTTGGCTTTTCCTGGCTCATCAGATCTCCCACTGTTCGCGATACGCTCAAGCGAAGGGAACGCCGTAGTAGGCGTTGATGCCGCGCATCGCGGCATCGTCGCCCCAGTTCCAGTCACTGCGCTCGCCATATTTCGGCGCGCCTTCCAGCGCCTTGGCGGTGATCCCGGTGACATAGCCGCCGAGCTCGGTGTCGTATTTCAGCGACTGCCACGGCAGGGGATAGTGATCGTTGCCGAGGCCCAGAAATCCGCCGAAGCCGAGCACGGCGTAGGACACCTTGCCGCTCATCTTGTCGATCATCACGCGTTCGATCGAGCCGATCCGGCTGCGATCGGCACCGTAGACGGATGTTCCCTCGACCTTGTCGCTGCCGATCAGCCGGCCCATCTCGCTGCGATCCAGCTCGCCTTGATTCAACATGTTTCTTCTCCACTCAGCAATGTGTGGAGATCAACCGGACGCGATGGCGATCGTTCCTGGCAAGTGACGCTGCGCGCATTGGCCTCGAGCTTGCGCGCGTCAAGGCTGGCGTGAAGCTGCGTCCGACTCTCTCGGCATCAAGAAATCATGCATCTCGGCTGCAGTCTGCAACTGTTCGATACGGGCCACGACGGAGTCGCGCCGATGACCGTCCGGCAGGCGCGACAGTTCGTCCTCGAGCCGCAGCCTCTGCGCGTCCAGACGTTGTTCGAATGTGTGGGGTTCAGATCGTTTCCGCATTATCTGTCCTTGGAGGTTGCAGGCCGGGGCTGTTGGCCCAGCGCTCGACCTGATCGATGACCTTCTGGTGGCTCGGACGCACTGGTTTCTGCGCATCGGGCTCGTCGGAAAGCTTGCGAGGTAACCTGACGTCCTCTGTCATGGCCAATCTCCCTTTCAATGAGAATGCGCCACCGCACAAGTCGTTTCAATAATAACTCATTGATTTTGTTGATTATTTTTACTCATTTGGCTTGTCTTGCGACTCCTGTGGAACTCTCGTCAAGTTTGTTCGTTGAGTAACCTGCTCAACCTGCTCAAATTGCGTGATTGACCATGAACGACCTTCGCGCCGAGCGCCTCCAGGTCATGCTCTCGCCTGAAGAACTGGCCGCCATCGACGATTTCCGCTTCAAGCATCGCATGCCGACCCGCGCGGCGGGTGTCCGCGAGTTGCTCAAACTTGGACTGGCCGCTGCCGGCATCGACGCCGTAGCAGGCGTCAAGTCGAGCGATTTCGGCGTGTTCGGCCGCGGGCCCGAGGGGCACGTGCAGGGCAACAACGATTCCGAGGACTGATCTCCCAACAGCAAACGACCCCGGCACGGTGGGTGCCAGGGCCGTCCTTGGAGATGCTTCCGGAGCACCGGGGGCATGTCACCGGAAGCAATCTGTCGACTCCTCGTGAGAGGATTCGTTCCTCGCAGATTCAGCCGCTGGGCGCAGCGCCGGAATCGTCGGGCGTCATGCCCGAGCCCGGCGTCTTGCTGTCGTCGTTGAGCTCGGGGTCGCGCGTCGCCTCACGCGAGGGCGAACCGCTTTGGTTCGTGTTGTGCACCGTCTGCGCACGCTGCTTGTCGCGCGGCTGATCCTCCGCGCGCTTGTCCTTGACGATGCCGTGGTCGGAATGTGCCATGCTATCCTCTCGCCTCTTCCGATGCCTCGGAGCGCCTACGCGCCGCTGCGCCGAATGTTCCTGTGAGCGCGAGAAGCAGCAGTGCTAGCTGTGCGCCGCGTGCACCATCACGGATGCATTTTCCTGATGCACCTGCCGAACCGTCGTGACCGTCGCAAACGCGACAGAGACGCCAAAGGCGAGAATGAGGGAGAAAAGTGCCAGACGTGGAGCCATCGCAAAACCTCCTTCTGGAATTGAAAACCAACGCGATCGACTATTCCCGGATGATGGTTGATTGGTGCAGCCCATTCCGTGAGCCGCCTCACACGCGGAGTCACCAAAGAGAGAGAGCGGTCAGACGCCCTGGCTTTGCACGACGCCGTCCTTGACAGGCGGGACTTCGCCGTCGAGCCAGTCCTGCTCCTTCGCCAGGGCCGTCCAGGCATCCGCCATGCGTGAATAGCGATTATAAGCGGGTTGCCCTTCCGAGCGCTCGGCCAGTTGCAGGCAGTTCTCGGCGTTATCCCTGAAGATGTCTGACTGTTTCATGAACAAGAATTGGGTACGGAACCTCCGGCCTGCAACCGCCCTTACGGGATGGTAACGCTCCGCCGGAACTTTGCACGTTACAGGTCATTGGAGGTTCATGAGGATATTTGTCGCGATTGTCCTGGCCTTCATCAGCACTGCGGCGCTTGCCGACAGCACCGGCGAGCGATTGCGCGGCGATCGGGCGCCTGACGCGACCGATGTCATCAGCGGCCTCTACGCCTTCGGCCGCTTCCAGCAGGGCCTGCTGGAGAGCACCGATTTGAAGGGCAATGCCGAGGTCAAGAACCTCGCCGCGCTGCGCGCCGAAGAGGCGGCAAAGCGCGACAAGGCCCTGAAGCAGATCCAGGACACGATCGGCGCCGAGCCGCGCATCAGCAAGACGACATCAGCGGGCATCAGCCTCGCCAAGCCCGACGATTCCGAGGGGCCGGCCTATGTGAGAACGTTCTACGCCGCCCAGATCCCGGAATACGAATCCACGATCACCCTGCTCGAGCGCTACCTGAAGACGCCGGACAATCCCATTCTCGCGGCCTTCGCGCGCGAGCACCTCCCGGTGCTGCGCGCACAGTTGAAGGACGCTGAACGCACCATGGCCGACAAGTAGCAGCGCTACTTGTCCTCCGGATGATGCTGCTGGTTCATCGGACGCACGGTGCGATCGCTGCCAGGCATCCTGTCCCGGCCGGCATCGCCATTGGCATCCTTGCCGCCCGAGGTCGAGGTGCCACTGCCGCTGGGGTTCGACTTGGTGGCGGTCCCCGTGGTCTGCGAACCCGCGTGGGACGTGGCCGAGCTCGCTGCGGGATCGCCGGTGACGGCCCCGCGTCCGCTCGGTGCGCCGGCCTGTGCCAGCGCAGATCCCGTGGCGAACAATGCGGCGATGACGATTGCCAGTCCGGCTTTCATATGCGCTCTCCCTGTGCTGACGGGTTAACCTCAGGGCCTGTCCTGCCGTTCCTAAGTCGAAGGCCGCGAGTTTCGAAACTGGAACACCGAGAGGACCCTGCTAAGGGCTAAGAAATTTTACGCAATTGGTTGGAACTCTCGGCAATCTTCGCTGTTAGTTTAGCCGGGCTGAGCACGGCAGGTTCCAATCCCACGCGTCGCAACCTTGACGCTTGATTTCGAATTTGGCTGACGCTCTATTTTTGGCCAAACGCGTCACGCCTTGGATTCGGCCGGCGCCTGCGGGGGAATTAGTATGAGCGACCTCGATCCCGGAACAGCATCGCGCTCCGGTCGTCGCGTCCCGAAACCCAAACCCAACGGCACATCGGAGCCGGACTCCCGGGCGGAACTGCTCCTCGCGCTTCAGGCCATGCGCAGCGGCGATTTCTCCGTGCGCATGAGCGGCGACTATCTCGGCATCGACGGCAAGATTGCCGACACCTTCAACGAAATCATCGCGGCCAACCAGCGCATGGCGCAGCAGCTCGAGCTGGTCGGCCAGGTGGTGGGACGCGAGGGCAAGACCCGCCAGCGCGTGAAGTTCGGCCTCGCTAGCGGCTCCTGGGCCGACATGGAAGGCTCCGTCAACACGCTGATCGACGATCTGCTCTGGCCGACGCGCGAGGTGACGCGTGCAGTGGCGGCCGTGGCGCAGGGCGACCTGCTCCAGACCGTCAAGCTCGACGTCGAGGGCCGCCCGCTCCGCGGTGAATTCCTGCAATCGGCGACGATCGTCAACACGATGATCAAGCAGCTCGGCGTGTTCACCTCCGAGGTGACGCGCGTCGCCCGCGAGGTCGGCACCGAGGGCAAGCTCGGCGGTCAGGCCCAGGTGCCCGAGGTGACCGGCGTCTGGAAGGACCTGACCGAGAGCGTCAACTCGATGGCGAACAACCTGACCAACCAGGTTCGCAACATCGCCGAAGTGACGATCGCAGTCGCCAATGGCGACTTGTCCAAGAAGATCACGGTCGAC
The genomic region above belongs to Bradyrhizobium sp. CCBAU 53338 and contains:
- a CDS encoding HlyD family secretion protein encodes the protein MDAQTRERGPSAEQPQRVEAPKESHDPKLETRDHSGKPGKTPSLRERLAAHWLLATVGAIVLIAVLVGGLLYWLDVRHYESTDDAFVAARSFSVASKVGGYVTDIPVTDNQHVNAGDLLAKIDERDYRIAVDQAAAQVEVSKANIDNVEAQIDSQREQIKQAQAQLEQAQAQLQFSQEEFARAQDLVEKGAGTVQRQQQTRSDLQAQQANTERSKTAVTAAQLGIKTLQAQLEGARAQLQQSQAQLDQARLNLQYTNVVAAQSGRVVKLSGAKGTFVTAGQSLMMFVPDDVWVVANYKETQLADMRPGQPVEIRIDAYPGHKLTGHVASVQPGSGTAFSLLPAENATGNYVKVVQRVPVKIVVDNWPSDLPVGPGMSVVPWTRVR
- a CDS encoding DUF4142 domain-containing protein; amino-acid sequence: MRIFVAIVLAFISTAALADSTGERLRGDRAPDATDVISGLYAFGRFQQGLLESTDLKGNAEVKNLAALRAEEAAKRDKALKQIQDTIGAEPRISKTTSAGISLAKPDDSEGPAYVRTFYAAQIPEYESTITLLERYLKTPDNPILAAFAREHLPVLRAQLKDAERTMADK
- a CDS encoding PRC-barrel domain-containing protein, whose translation is MLNQGELDRSEMGRLIGSDKVEGTSVYGADRSRIGSIERVMIDKMSGKVSYAVLGFGGFLGLGNDHYPLPWQSLKYDTELGGYVTGITAKALEGAPKYGERSDWNWGDDAAMRGINAYYGVPFA